The Bicyclus anynana chromosome 3, ilBicAnyn1.1, whole genome shotgun sequence genome has a window encoding:
- the LOC112051864 gene encoding phosphatidylinositol-glycan biosynthesis class W protein-like, whose product MNNSEYKNYHESFMQNNHGSTAVHTFLSVFFTVQCALFCAIKVPNHGLKQYVLEYIIIVLPTIVAHTVFSNYINELNLCVSVLLLYEILKNIKYSEVYDAFRCMNNFKNDKILSVSCLRGLTYLITVICILAVDFKDFPRHLAKTENYGYSLMDTGVGLFILISGLVHKEYSKQNYVSILKSNTKFVSILLILGVTRYLSIKQLDYQNHITEYGVHWNFFYTLAVCKFVSCLLLILPFDPLFLSITILSFHEFLLYKNLEAWVFSDTPRINLIDANKEGITSSLGYVALYLFAVKLKKILTNKSVTRYHVIQTLIISSVVLLISSYICNLYRPVSRTLANAGYSLYLSAITALVLSLMYVLEIVFGYKNISFHIPLILGAINDNGLLYFLIANVATGIINMSVRTLFVPAMATFVILNFYMILNISIIVYANRKGIKL is encoded by the coding sequence ATGAACAATTCCGAATATAAGAACTACCATGAATCCTTCATGCAAAACAATCACGGGTCTACAGCAGTTCATACTTTTTTGAGTGTATTTTTTACAGTGCAGTGTGCTTTATTTTGTGCTATTAAAGTCCCTAATCACGGTTTAAAACAGTATGTATTAGAATACATTATAATCGTCCTCCCAACTATAGTAGCGCACACGGTATTTTCCAATTACATTAATGAACTCAACCTCTGTGTGTCTGTGTTATTattgtatgaaatattaaaaaatattaaatacagtgAAGTTTACGACGCTTTCAGATGTATGAACAACTTTAAAAATGACAAAATACTATCAGTATCTTGTCTGAGGGGCCTAACTTATCTAATAactgtaatttgtattttggcTGTTGATTTCAAAGATTTTCCCAGACACTTAGCTAAAACTGAAAATTATGGGTACAGTTTGATGGATACTGGTGTTGGTCTTTTCATATTAATAAGCGGACTTGTACACAAAGAATACAGTAAACAGAATTATGTGTCAATTTTAAAGAGCAATACAAAATTTGTTAGTATTCTTTTGATACTCGGTGTGACCAGATACTTGTCTATAAAACAGTTAGATTACCAAAATCATATCACAGAGTATGGTGTGCATTGGAACTTCTTTTACACTCTTGCTGTTTGTAAATTTGTATCTTGTCTCCTCTTAATATTGCCATTTGATCCCTTGTTTTTGAGTATCACTATATTAAGTTTTCATgagtttttattgtacaaaaatttaGAGGCTTGGGTGTTTAGTGACACACCgagaattaatttaatagatgCAAATAAAGAAGGTATCACATCAAGTCTTGGTTATGtagcattatatttatttgctgtcaaattaaaaaagatacTCACTAATAAATCTGTTACTCGATATCATGTGATACAAACACTAATTATCAGTTCCGTTGTATTATTGATTTCCTCCTATATTTGTAACTTGTACCGACCTGTTTCAAGGACTTTAGCTAATGCAGGCTATTCTTTATACCTGTCAGCAATAACTGCATTAGTTTTGTCTCTGATGTATGTTTTAGAAATAGTATTTGGCTATAAAAACATTAGCTTCCACATTCCATTGATATTAGGTGCTATAAATGATAATGGATTACTGTACTTTCTTATTGCCAATGTTGCCACAGGCATAATAAATATGTCCGTAAGAACATTGTTTGTCCCGGCTATGGCAACATTTgtcatattaaatttttacatgATACTCAATATAAGTATTATTGTTTATGCTAACAGGAaaggtataaaattataa
- the LOC112051871 gene encoding uncharacterized protein LOC112051871: MDVDTPNILKRSSSAPLINEAASTAATSPTTSTAPRSTSFFNMFNNSLPRTRSNSISCSPLSAAVSIPTLQSTCNRRLTPRVNQLRAEECADVSNTREVAHEREVHTAMQMGQSYEDLGLANSPTRVPRFSPAVSPSSTRSQPKFTTRRSLSPIALRASSFSPISRPNVLIGKRRCDDSDTPFSKRMCTTDRLTPSTPGTPDSDSLECTFRPVSPRSIPMNESPNESHDIHENHKSPNPS, translated from the exons ATGGATGTGGATACTCCGAACATACTAAAAAGATCCAGTAGCGCACCTCTCATCAATGAAGCGGCATCTACGGCGGCTACGTCGCCCACCACGAGTACTGCGCCCAG GAGCACGTCATTCTTCAACATGTTCAACAACAGTTTGCCGCGCACGCGCAGCAACAGCATCAGCTGTAGCCCGCTGTCGGCGGCTGTCAGCATCCCCACCCTGCAG AGCACTTGCAACCGGCGGCTGACTCCACGCGTGAACCAGCTGCGCGCGGAGGAGTGCGCGGACGTGAGCAACACGCGCGAGGTGGCGCACGAGCGCGAGGTGCACACCGCCATGCAGATGGGCCAGTCGTACGAGGACCTCGGCCTAGCCAACTCGCCCACCAGAGTGCCCAG ATTTTCGCCAGCGGTGTCACCGTCGTCAACGCGTTCGCAACCCAAATTCACGACGCGACGGAGTCTCTCGCCGATAGCACTGCGAGCGTCCTCCTTCAGCCCCATCAGCAGACCCAACGTTTTGATAGGGAAGAGACGATGCGACGACTCAGACACCCCATTCTCAAAACGGATGTGCACGACCGACCGACTCACCCCTTCAACCCCTGGAACACCTGACTCTGACTCCTTAGAATGCACATTCAGGCCAGTGTCACCCCGGTCCATCCCCATGAACGAGTCACCCAACGAGTCGCACGACATACACGAAAACCACAAGTCACCCAACCCGAGCTAA